From one Desmospora activa DSM 45169 genomic stretch:
- the serS gene encoding serine--tRNA ligase, whose protein sequence is MLDIKWLRNNLELVREKYQHRGEDVSGLDAILQLDERRRRGLAETEQLKNRRNTVSKEIAAKKKAGEDAADVIAEMREVGDRIKELDDEIRQVDEQLRHVLLTLPNIPHESVPVGDSEEDNVPVRHWGEVPTFSFEPQAHWDLAKGLDLLDFERASKVTGSRFVFYKGVGARLERALINLMLDLHTERHGYTEMIPPFMVNRNSMTGTGQLPKFAEDSFAVAATDYYLIPTAEVPVTNYHADEILSGDELPKKFAAFSANFRSEAGSAGRDTRGLIRTHQFNKVELVKLVKPETSYEALESLVQEVETVLQLLELPYRVLNMCTADLGFTAAKKYDLEVWLPSSNTYREISSCSNFEDYQARRANIRFRRDAGSKPEFVHTLNGSGLAVGRTVAAILENFQQEDGSIRIPNALQPYMGGLEKITRN, encoded by the coding sequence ATGTTGGACATCAAATGGTTGCGTAACAATCTGGAACTTGTGCGGGAAAAGTATCAGCATCGGGGCGAAGATGTCAGCGGCTTGGATGCGATTTTGCAGTTGGATGAGCGTCGTCGTCGCGGATTGGCGGAGACGGAACAGTTAAAAAACCGACGCAACACTGTCTCCAAGGAGATTGCCGCCAAGAAGAAGGCAGGGGAGGATGCGGCGGATGTCATCGCAGAGATGCGGGAAGTGGGCGATCGCATTAAGGAGCTGGATGATGAGATTCGTCAGGTGGACGAACAGCTGCGCCACGTATTGCTCACTTTGCCTAACATTCCCCATGAAAGTGTCCCGGTCGGTGACAGTGAGGAAGATAATGTGCCGGTGCGCCATTGGGGAGAGGTGCCAACATTCTCCTTTGAACCTCAAGCCCATTGGGATTTGGCAAAAGGGTTGGATCTGCTGGACTTTGAACGAGCAAGCAAAGTAACCGGTTCCCGCTTTGTCTTTTACAAAGGGGTAGGGGCACGTTTAGAGAGAGCTTTAATCAACCTAATGCTGGACCTGCATACGGAGCGGCACGGATACACGGAGATGATTCCGCCGTTTATGGTTAACCGCAACAGCATGACCGGTACAGGTCAGCTACCCAAATTTGCCGAAGACTCCTTTGCCGTGGCTGCTACCGATTACTATCTGATCCCTACCGCAGAAGTGCCTGTCACCAACTATCATGCCGATGAGATTCTCTCCGGTGACGAGCTTCCCAAAAAATTTGCAGCCTTTAGCGCCAACTTTCGCTCAGAAGCGGGTTCCGCCGGCCGGGATACCCGTGGTCTCATTCGGACGCACCAGTTTAACAAAGTGGAACTGGTCAAATTGGTAAAGCCGGAAACTTCCTACGAAGCGTTGGAGTCCTTGGTACAGGAGGTGGAGACGGTATTGCAGTTGCTGGAACTCCCCTACCGGGTGTTAAATATGTGCACCGCCGATCTCGGCTTTACCGCCGCCAAGAAATACGATTTGGAAGTATGGCTTCCCAGCTCCAACACCTACCGTGAAATTTCTTCCTGCAGCAATTTCGAGGATTATCAAGCCCGTCGGGCCAATATTCGCTTTCGCCGCGATGCTGGTTCCAAGCCGGAATTTGTTCACACCTTAAACGGTTCCGGCCTAGCCGTGGGTCGAACCGTAGCCGCCATCCTGGAAAATTTCCAGCAAGAAGACGGCAGCATTCGCATCCCAAATGCGCTTCAACCTTATATGGGCGGGTTGGAGAAAATCACGCGCAACTGA